One Brassica napus cultivar Da-Ae chromosome A5, Da-Ae, whole genome shotgun sequence DNA window includes the following coding sequences:
- the LOC106451097 gene encoding LOW QUALITY PROTEIN: SWR1 complex subunit 2 (The sequence of the model RefSeq protein was modified relative to this genomic sequence to represent the inferred CDS: deleted 1 base in 1 codon) gives MESDKEEEQMVFLDRTSRATRGKRMTKLLDDEVEEDEQFWNQEALKEEEHDDNYEAEAEVADEFDSDFNDDEPEPEAVAENEKKCRDVPKKRLIYPGKTAPKKNKKKKIVSKLEDAHEDEEMGDKEEEEDEKEQNETQEDMESEKVIRKSTRTSVIVRQAERDALRAAIQATTKPIVRKKVGEEKRMTQEEMLLEAAQTEIMNLRNLERVLAREEEVKKKAIVHKDVYKGPQVRFLSKDGCNYLEFCNGASFSSEISTKSVPYPEKAVCVITGLPAKYRDPKTGLAYATLDAFKAIRERFMDEHNGLRKKMEMGELFETLAAANGFSLKRKRTMVPKTSRSFSLRNSARFCNLETPEASEDSDSDSD, from the exons ATGGAAAGCGATAAAGAAGAAGAGCAAATGGTGTTCTTGGATCGTACATCCCGAGCTACACGGGGTAAACG AATGACCAAGCTGCTCGATGACGAAGTAGAAGAAGATGAACAGTTTTGGAATCAAGAAGCTCTTAAAGAG GAAGAGCATGATGATAACTATGAAGCAGAAGCTGAAGTTGCTGATGAGTTTGACAGCGACTTCAATGACGAT GAGCCTGAGCCTGAAGCAGTagcagaaaatgaaaaaaag TGCAGGGATGTGCCAAAGAAGCGGTTGATTTACCCTGGCAAAACAGCTccaaagaagaacaagaagaagaagatagttTCGAAGCTAGAAGACGCTCATGAAGATGAAGAAATGGGagacaaggaagaagaagaagatgaaaaggaACAGAATGAAACACAAGAAGATATGGAAAGTGAGAAGGTCATAAGGAAGTCTACTCGGACTTCAGTGATTGTGAGACAAGCAGAGAGAGATGCATTGCGTGCTGCTATACAAGCCACaacaaag CCGATAGTTAGGAAAAAAGTAGGGGAGGAGAAACGAATGACGCAAGAAGAGATGTTACTGGAAGCTGCTCAAACAG agATCATGAACTTGAGGAATTTAGAACGTGTATTGGCaagggaagaagaagtgaaaaAGAAAGCGATTGTGCATAAAGATGTTTACAAGGGTCCTCAGGTTCGGTTTCTTTCAAAAGATG gatgcaactatctAGAGTTTTGTAATGGTGCATCATTCAGTTCAGAGATTTCCACCAAGTCTGTTCCAT ATCCAGAAAAAGCTGTATGTGTGATTACTGGATTACCTGCCAA GTACCGAGATCCAAAAACTGGTCTTGCTTATGCAACTCTAGACGCCTTCAAAGCAATAcgagaaag GTTCATGGACGAACACAATGGCTTGAGGAAGAAAATGGAGATGGGGGAGTTG TTTGAGACACTTGCTGCTGCTAACGGCTTTTCTTTAAAACGAAAGAGAACAATGGTTCCAAAGACGAGCAGATCATTTTCCCTCAGAAACTCGGCTCGTTTCTGTAATTTGGAGACTCCAGAAGCGAGTGAAGATTCTGACTCAGATTCTGATTAA
- the LOC106451093 gene encoding UDP-glycosyltransferase 73C3-like: protein MASQNSQQLHPPLHFVLFPFMAQGHMIPMVDIARLLAQRGVTITIVTTPHNAERFKNVFDRAIESGLPINVVHVKLPYSEAGLPEGKENLDLLDSIEFRVPFFKAANMLEEPVLKLLEDMKPRPSCLVSSFCLPYTSKIAKAFNIPKIVFHGLSCFCLLCMHVLRNNLEILENLKSDKEYFYVPSFPDRVQFTKPQFPVSTNEKGGWTDILDAMIEADNTSYGVITNTFQELEPAYVKEYKDARDGKVWSIGPVSLCNKIEDKAERGNKAVIGQEECIKWLDSKEKGSVIYVCLGSICNLPLSQLKELGIGLEKSQRPFIWVIRGWEKYNELAEWLSESGFEERVKERGLLIKGWAPQVLILSHSSVGGFLTHCGWNSTLEGITSGVPLLTWPLFGDQFGNQKLIVEVLKVGVGAGIEVVMKWGEEEKIGVLVDNEGVKKAVEELMGDGDDAKERRRRAKELGELAHRAVDEGGSSHSDITFLLQDISQLAQSRN, encoded by the coding sequence ATGGCTTCCCAAAACTCTCAACAACTTCATCCTCCTCTTCACTTTGTTCTCTTCCCTTTCATGGCTCAGGGCCACATGATTCCCATGGTTGATATTGCAAGGCTTCTGGCTCAGCGCGGTGTGACCATAACAATTGTCACAACTCCTCACAACGCAGAGAGGTTCAAGAATGTATTCGACCGTGCCATCGAGTCTGGTTTGCCCATCAACGTAGTGCATGTGAAGCTTCCATATTCAGAAGCTGGGCTGCCAGAAGGAAAAGAGAATCTCGACTTGCTCGACTCGATAGAGTTCAGGGTACCTTTCTTTAAAGCAGCTAACATGCTAGAAGAGCCGGTCCTGAAGCTACTAGAAGATATGAAACCTAGACCAAGCTGTCtagtttcttctttttgtttgccGTACACAAGTAAAATCGCCAAGGCGTTCAATATACCAAAGATCGTTTTCCATGGATTGTCTTGCTTTTGTCTTTTGTGTATGCATGTTTTACGCAACAATCTTGAGATCTTGGAGAATTTAAAGTCTGACAAAGAGTATTTCTATGTTCCTAGTTTTCCTGACAGAGTTCAATTCACAAAGCCTCAGTTCCCTGTGAGCACCAATGAAAAGGGAGGTTGGACGGACATCTTGGACGCAATGATAGAAGCAGATAACACATCTTACGGTGTAATCACCAACACATTTCAAGAGCTGGAACCTGCTTATGTCAAAGAGTACAAAGACGCTAGAGATGGGAAAGTATGGTCAATTGGACCTGTTTCCTTGTGCAACAAGATAGAAGACAAAGCTGAGAGGGGAAACAAGGCGGTTATTGGCCAAGAAGAGTGTATCAAGTGGCTTGATTCTAAAGAAAAAGGGTCGGTGATATATGTTTGCCTTGGAAGTATCTGCAATCTTCCTCTCTCTCAGCTCAAGGAGCTAGGGATAGGCCTAGAGAAATCTCAAAGACCTTTCATCTGGGTCATTAGAGGTTGGGAAAAGTATAATGAGCTCGCTGAGTGGTTATCAGAGAGCGGTTTTGAAGAAAGGGTCAAAGAGAGAGGGCTTCTCATAAAAGGATGGGCACCTCAAGTGCTTATCCTTTCCCATTCTTCTGTTGGAGGATTCTTAACGCATTGCGGATGGAACTCAACTCTAGAAGGAATCACCTCGGGTGTTCCATTGCTCACATGGCCATTGTTTGGAGACCAATTCGGTAACCAGAAGCTGATCGTGGAAGTTCTTAAAGTCGGTGTAGGAGCTGGGATTGAAGTGGTTATGAAATGGGGTGAAGAGGAGAAGATAGGAGTATTGGTGGATAATGAAGGTGTGAAGAAGGCAGTTGAAGAGTTGATGGGTGATGGTGATGATGCtaaggagagaagaagaagagccaaAGAGCTTGGAGAATTAGCTCACAGGGCTGTGGATGAAGGAGGCTCTTCTCATTCTGACATCACATTCCTCTTACAAGACATATCGCAGTTAGCACAATCCAGGAATTGA
- the LOC106451092 gene encoding UDP-glycosyltransferase 73C3-like produces MASQKPQQAHPPLHFVLFPFMAQGHMIPMVDIARLLAQRGVTITIVTTPDNAERFKNVLNRAMESGLPINVVHVKLPYQEAGLPEGKENMDSLDSKDLIVPFFKMVNMLEEPVMKLVEEMKPRPSCLICDLCLPYTSKIAKAFNIPKIVFHGFSCFCLLCMHVLRQNLEILQNLKSEKEYFLVPNFPDKVEFTKPQVPVRINATGDWKEFLDAMAEAETTSYGVIINTFQELEDAYVKDYKEARDGKVWSIGPVSLCNKKGADKAERGNKAVIDQEECFKWLDSKEEGSVLYVCLGSICNLPLSQLKELGIGLEKSQRPFIWVIRGWEKYNELAEWFLESGFEERVKERGLLIKGWAPQVLILSHPSVGGFLTHCGWNSTLEGITSGVPLLTWPLFGDQFCNQKLVVQVLKVGVGAGIEETMKWGEEDKIGVLVDNEGVKKAVDELMGDGDDAKERRRVVKELGKVAHRAVDEGGSSHSNITFLLQDISQLTQSKN; encoded by the coding sequence ATGGCTTCCCAAAAACCTCAACAAGCTCATCCACCTCTTCACTTTGTTCTCTTCCCTTTCATGGCTCAAGGCCACATGATTCCCATGGTCGATATCGCAAGGCTCCTGGCTCAGCGCGGCGTGACCATAACAATTGTCACGACGCCTGACAACGCAGAGAGGTTCAAGAATGTCTTAAACCGTGCCATGGAGTCTGGTTTGCCCATCAACGTAGTGCATGTGAAGCTTCCATACCAAGAAGCTGGGCTGCCAGAAGGAAAAGAGAACATGGATTCGCTTGACTCCAAGGATTTGATAGTACCTTTCTTTAAAATGGTTAACATGCTCGAAGAGCCGGTCATGAAGCTAGTTGAAGAGATGAAACCAAGACCAAGCTGTCTAATATGTGATTTGTGTTTGCCTTATACAAGCAAAATCGCCAAGGCCTTCAATATACCAAAGATCGTTTTTCATGGATTCTCTTGCTTTTGCCTTTTGTGTATGCATGTTTTACGCCAAAACCTAGAGATCTTGCAGAATTTGAAGTCGGAAAAGGAGTATTTCCTTGTTCCTAATTTTCCTGACAAAGTTGAATTCACAAAGCCTCAAGTTCCAGTGAGAATCAATGCAACTGGAGACTGGAAGGAGTTCTTGGATGCAATGGCAGAAGCAGAAACCACATCCTATGGTGTAATAATCAACACATTTCAGGAGTTAGAGGATGCTTATGTCAAAGATTACAAAGAGGCTAGAGATGGGAAAGTATGGTCCATTGGACCTGTTTCCTTGTGCAACAAGAAAGGAGCTGACAAAGCCGAGAGGGGAAACAAGGCGGTGattgatcaagaagaatgttttAAATGGCTTGATTCTAAAGAAGAAGGGTCCGTTCTATATGTTTGCCTTGGAAGTATTTGCAATCTTCCTCTGTCTCAGCTAAAGGAGCTAGGGATAGGCCTAGAGAAATCCCAAAGACCTTTTATTTGGGTCATTAGAGGTTGGGAAAAGTATAATGAGCTAGCTGAGTGGTTCTTAGAGAGCGGTTTTGAAGAAAGGGTCAAAGAGAGAGGGCTTCTCATAAAAGGATGGGCACCACAAGTGCTTATCCTTTCACACCCTTCTGTTGGAGGATTCTTGACTCATTGTGGATGGAACTCGACTCTAGAAGGAATCACCTCAGGTGTTCCATTGCTCACATGGCCATTGTTTGGAGACCAGTTCTGCAACCAGAAACTGGTTGTGCAGGTTCTTAAAGTCGGTGTAGGAGCTGGGATTGAAGAAACTATGAAATGGGGAGAAGAGGATAAAATAGGAGTGTTGGTGGATAACGAAGGAGTGAAGAAGGCAGTTGACGAATTGATGGGTGATGGTGATGATGCAAAAGAGAGAAGACGAGTAGTCAAAGAGCTTGGAAAGGTAGCTCACAGGGCTGTGGATGAAGGAGGCTCTTCTCATTCTAACATCACATTCCTCTTACAAGACATATCGCAATTAACACAATCCAAGAactaa
- the LOC125609304 gene encoding UDP-glycosyltransferase 73C12-like: MGSETAKKSYPLHFVLFPFMAQGHMIPMVDIARLLAQRGVTITIVTTPYNAGRFKNVLSRAIESAGLPIKVVHVKFPSQEAGMPEGKENIDLLDSIEMMIPFFKAVNMLEEPVQKLMEEMSPPPSCLISDMCLFYTSKLAKTFNIPKILFHGMCCFGLLCMHILRENLEILESLESDKEYFTVPYFPDKVEFTRPQVPVETYVPGEWKEFLDGIKEADKTSYGVVVNTFQELEPAYVKDYKEARSGKAWSIGPVSLCNKVGEDKAERGNKSDIDKDECLKWLDSKEGGSVLYVCLGSVCNLPLSQLKELGLGLEESQRPFIWVIRGWEKYKELAVWILESGFEERVKERGLLIKGWAPQVLILSHPSVGGFLTHCGWNSTLEGITFGLPLLTWPLFADQFCNEKLVVEVLKAGVKVGVEEPMKWGEEEKIGMLVDKKGVKKAVEELMGESDEAKERRTRAKELGELAHKAVEEGGSSHSNITLLLEDIMQLAQSNN, encoded by the coding sequence ATGGGTTCTGAAACAGCTAAAAAATCTTATCCTCTTCACTTTGTTCTCTTCCCTTTCATGGCTCAAGGCCACATGATTCCCATGGTGGATATCGCAAGGCTCTTGGCTCAGCGAGGTGTGACCATAACCATTGTCACAACGCCTTACAATGCAGGGAGGTTCAAGAATGTTCTAAGCCGTGCCATTGAGTCAGCTGGCTTGCCCATCAAGGTAGTGCATGTGAAGTTTCCATCTCAAGAAGCTGGTATGCCAGAGggaaaagaaaatatagattTGCTCGACTCCATAGAGATGATGATACCTTTCTTTAAAGCAGTTAACATGCTCGAAGAACCGGTTCAGAAGCTCATGGAAGAGATGAGCCCTCCACCAAGCTGCTTAATCTCTGACATGTGTTTGTTTTATACAAGCAAACTCGCCAAGACGTTCAATATACCAAAGATCCTCTTCCATGGCATGTGTTGCTTTGGTCTTCTGTGTATGCATATTTTACGCGAAAATCTTGAGATCTTGGAGAGTTTGGAGTCAGACAAAGAGTACTTCACCGTTCCTTATTTTCCTGACAAAGTTGAATTCACAAGACCTCAAGTTCCTGTTGAAACATATGTTCCTGGAGAGTGGAAGGAGTTCTTGGATGGAATTAAAGAAGCTGATAAGACATCCTATGGAGTGGTGGTCAACACATTTCAAGAACTGGAGCCTGCTTATGTCAAAGACTACAAGGAAGCAAGGTCAGGTAAAGCATGGTCCATTGGACCTGTTTCCTTGTGCAACAAGGTGGGAGAAGATAAAGCTGAGAGAGGAAATAAATCAGATATTGATAAAGATGAATGCCTTAAATGGCTTGATTCTAAGGAAGGTGGTTCTGTGCTCTACGTTTGTCTAGGAAGTGTCTGCAATCTTCCTCTGTCTCAGCTCAAGGAGCTTGGCCTAGGCCTAGAAGAATCTCAAAGACCTTTCATTTGGGTCATAAGAGGTTGGGAAAAATATAAAGAGCTTGCTGTGTGGATCTTGGAGAGCGGCTTTGAAGAAAGGGTGAAAGAGAGAGGGCTTCTCATTAAAGGATGGGCACCTCAAGTGCTTATCCTTTCACACCCTTCTGTTGGAGGATTCTTGACACACTGCGGATGGAACTCAACTCTTGAGGGGATAACCTTTGGTCTCCCACTGCTTACATGGCCGCTATTTGCTGACCAATTCTGTAATGAGAAATTAGTGGTGGAGGTGCTAAAAGCTGGTGTGAAAGTAGGGGTTGAGGAGCCTATGAAATggggagaagaggagaagatagGTATGTTGGTGGATAAAAAAGGTGTTAAGAAGGCAGTTGAAGAGTTAATGGGTGAAAGTGATGAGGCTAAGGAGAGGAGAACAAGAGCCAAAGAGCTTGGAGAGTTAGCTCACAAGGCTGTGGAAGAAGGAGGCTCTTCTCATTCTAATATCACATTACTGTTAGAAGACATAATGCAACTAGCACAATCCAATAATTGA
- the LOC125609303 gene encoding UDP-glycosyltransferase 73C12: MGSETAQKSCPPLHFVLFPFMAQGHMIPMVDIARLLAQRGVTITIVTTPYNAGRFKNVLSRAIDSGLPIKVVHVKFPSQEAGMPEGKENIDMLDSMELMIPFFKAVNMLEEPVQKLMEEMSPRPSCLISDMCLFYTSKLAKKFNIPKILFHGMCCFCLLCMHVLRENLEILENLESDKEYFTVPYFPDRVEFTRPQVPVETYVPGDWKEFLDEIKEADKTSYGVVVNTFQELEPAYVKGYKEARSGKAWSIGPVSLCNKIGEDKAERGNKAVIGQDECFKWLDAREEGSVLYVCLGSICNLPLSQLKELGLGLEESQRPFIWVIRGWEKYNELAEWILESGFEERVKERGLLIKGWAPQVLILSHSSVGGFLTHCGWNSTLEGITSGLPLLTWPLFADQFCNEKLVVQVLKAGVKAGVEQPMKWGEEEKIGVLVDKEGVKKAVEELMGESDDAKERRRRAKELGELAHKAVEEGGSSHSNITSLLEDIMQLAQSNN, encoded by the coding sequence ATGGGTTCCGAAACAGCTCAAAAATCTTGTCCTCCTCTTCACTTTGTTCTCTTTCCTTTCATGGCTCAAGGCCACATGATTCCCATGGTGGATATCGCAAGGCTCTTGGCTCAGCGCGGCGTGACCATAACCATTGTCACAACGCCTTACAATGCAGGGAGGTTCAAGAATGTTCTAAGCCGTGCCATTGACTCTGGCTTGCCCATCAAAGTAGTGCATGTGAAGTTCCCATCTCAAGAAGCTGGCATGCCAGAGGGAAAAGAGAATATCGACATGCTCGACTCCATGGAGCTGATGATACCTTTCTTTAAAGCGGTTAACATGCTCGAAGAACCGGTCCAGAAGCTCATGGAAGAGATGAGCCCTAGGCCAAGCTGCTTAATCTCTGACATGTGTTTGTTTTATACAAGCAAACTCGCCAAGAAGTTCAATATACCAAAGATCCTCTTCCACGGCATGTGTTGCTTTTGTCTTCTGTGTATGCATGTTTTACGCGAAAATCTTGAGATCTTGGAGAATTTGGAGTCAGACAAAGAGTACTTCACTGTTCCTTATTTTCCTGATAGAGTTGAATTCACAAGACCTCAGGTTCCTGTGGAAACATATGTTCCTGGAGACTGGAAGGAGTTCTTGGATGAGATTAAAGAAGCGGACAAGACATCCTATGGAGTGGTGGTCAACACATTTCAAGAGCTGGAGCCTGCTTATGTCAAGGGCTACAAGGAGGCAAGGTCAGGTAAAGCATGGTCCATTGGACCTGTTTCCTTGTGCAACAAGATAGGAGAAGATAAAGCTGAGAGGGGAAACAAGGCGGTCATTGGTCAAGATGAATGTTTTAAATGGCTTGATGCTAGAGAAGAAGGGTCGGTGCTATATGTTTGCCTTGGAAGTATCTGTAATCTTCCTCTGTCTCAGCTCAAGGAGCTTGGGTTAGGCTTAGAAGAATCCCAAAGACCTTTCATTTGGGTCATAAGAGGTTGGGAAAAGTATAATGAGCTTGCTGAGTGGATCCTAGAGAGCGGCTTTGAAGAAAGGGTGAAAGAGAGAGGGCTTCTCATAAAAGGATGGGCACCTCAAGTGCTTATCCTTTCACATTCTTCTGTTGGGGGATTCTTGACACATTGTGGATGGAACTCAACTCTTGAGGGGATAACCTCTGGTCTCCCACTCCTCACATGGCCTCTATTTGCAGACCAATTCTGCAATGAGAAACTAGTTGTGCAGGTACTAAAGGCCGGTGTGAAAGCCGGGGTTGAGCAGCCTATGAAATGGGGAGAGGAAGAGAAGATAGGAGTGTTGGTGGATAAAGAAGGTGTTAAGAAGGCAGTTGAAGAGTTAATGGGTGAGAGTGATGATGCaaaggagagaagaagaagagccaaAGAGCTTGGAGAGTTAGCTCACAAGGCTGTGGAAGAAGGAGGCTCTTCTCATTCTAATATCACTTCCCTCTTAGAAGACATAATGCAACTAGCACAATCCAATAATTGA
- the LOC125609305 gene encoding uncharacterized protein LOC125609305 — protein MAKKGGATLAEDAPWRVSSVKPVPRISRSPVLSISQSPETDYAIAVMKHPNPVGGGLAMEAVLESAGPECVVPGQVTPLRLLGVKVWPVEVDLKFLEPVGKELKMLGKFMDNAVDLMNKSFIDR, from the exons ATGGCGAAGAAAGGAGGAGCAACACTCGCCGAGGACGCACCGTGGCGAGTCTCCTCAGTAAAGCCAGTCCCTCGAATCAGCCGCTCACCTGTTCTCTCCATCTCTCAAAGCCCAGAGACCGATTACGCCATTGCCGTCATGAAG CATCCGAATCCAGTAGGAGGTGGTTTGGCGATGGAAGCAGTGCTTGAATCTGCAGGACCTGAATGCGTTGTTCCTGGTCAAGTCACGCCTCTTCGCCTTCTTGGTGTTAAG GTGTGGCCTGTTGAAGTTGATCTTAAGTTCTTGGAACCTGTGGGGAAAGAGCTGAAGATGCTTGGGAAG TTCATGGATAATGCTGTGGACCTGATGAATAAGTCCTTCATCGACCGTTAA